One part of the Amaranthus tricolor cultivar Red isolate AtriRed21 chromosome 16, ASM2621246v1, whole genome shotgun sequence genome encodes these proteins:
- the LOC130802512 gene encoding uncharacterized protein LOC130802512 — MVHDATASVFPGNYHHFFPSQYNVESVDNEPPVHVDENPNPQCQQFFEMLNSVNSPLYEALMWTINDFPAYSMLFGWSTAGRYACPYCMDDSQAFYLTHSKKVCWFDCHRRFLDKSHPYRRNRTNFRAGIVEKRDPPFIRTRFELLDELDQFGFLKVNEEDAPEHNKEVSKYSAGWKKRSIFWDLPYWKTNTIRHNLDVMHIEKNDQIKGRHDLRELGIRSEFHPIGTSIPKASYTLNEQQIRALLQWLKSIRFPDGYVSNMARNIDMAKHQLFGMKSHDCYVFMQRLIPIAFRELLPVKVWEALTELSLYFRSLTTTKLCVEDLRKMEADIPVIICKLETIFPPTFFDSMEHLPIHLAYEARIAGPVQYRWMYPFERYLRHLKLNVRNKAHVEASICNAYLTEEASHFVSHYFEPHVRCRVRDLPRNDDGSYNNIVTGVFTIFSHPIRFHGKGVAYILDERDYEIAHRYVLMNCPEVDVFISEFKSSIQRHQPNWSSQRIEAFVQENFANAFRTAIARQGSFDNRVNSDILKQIAEGPLKYARSYNVCYTNGYRFHTVRHASNKLADNSGVCVKAGDNSRDEEDFYGQFLEIVEVEYPGIPIKRVTLFKCHWYDPTTTRNSRGTNIHKRYKLVDIHQGRSYRLYDPFVLASQACQVYRLYRSYRL, encoded by the exons ATGGTGCATGATGCAACAGCAAGTGTGTTTCCAGGCAATTACCATCACTTTTTTCCCTCACAGTATAATGTAGagtcagtagataatgaaccaccggtacacgttgATGAAAATCCAAACCCACAGTGTCAACAattttttgaaatgttaaattctgtaaacAGTCCTCTGtatgaag ctttaatgtggacgatCAATGACTTTCCGGCTTATTCGATGTTGTTCGGGTGGAGTACTGCGGGCCGATATGCTTGCCCTTACTGCATGGATGATTCCCAAGCTTTCTACCTTACGCATAGCAAGAAGGTGTGTTGGTTTGACTGTCATAGAAGGTTTTTGGATAAAAGTCATCCGTATAGgagaaatagaacaaatttcAGAGCAGGCATTGTTGAGAAGAGAGACCCACCTTTCATTCGGACAAGATTTGAATTGCTTGATGAATTGGACCAGTTTGGTTTTTTGAAAGTCAATGAAGAAGATGCACCGGAGCATAATAAAGAGGTTAGTAAATACTCTGCTGGATGGAAGAAGAGGAGCATATTCTGGGATTTGCCATATTGGAAAACTAACACGATTCGCCATAATTTGGATGTTATGCACatagaaaaaaat gatcaGATCAAGGGTAGACACGATCTGCGTGAACTTGGTATACGTTCAGAATTCCATCCTATAG GTACGTCTATTCCTAAAGCTTCCTATACATTAAATGAACAACAAATACGTGCCTTGCTTCAATGGTTGAAGAGTATTAGATTTCCCGATGGTTATGTCTCCAATATGGCAAGGAATATTGACATGGCCAAGCATcaattgtttggcatgaaaagtCACGATTGTTATGTTTTCATGCAACGTTTAATTCCAATTGCATTCAGAGAATTGCTACCGGTGAAGGTTTGGGAAGCGCTTACGGAGTTGAGCTTATATTTTAGAAGTTTGACTACCACAAAGCTATGTGTGgaggatttgaggaaaatggaaGCAGATATTCCGGTTATCATCTGCAAACTAGAGACTATCTTTCCGCCCACATTCTTTGATAGCATGGAACACCTTCCGATCCATTTGGCATATGAGGCTAGAATTGCTGGACCGGTCCAATACAGATGGATGTATCCATTTGAGAG GTACCTTAGACATTTGAAACTGAATGTCAGAAATAAAGCTCATGTTGAAGCGTCGATATGCAACGCATATTTAACCGAGGAAGCATCACATtttgtttcccattattttgagcCACATGTGCGATGCAGGGTCAGAGACCTTCCTAGGAACGACGATGGAAGTTACAACAATATTGTAACTGGTGTATTCACAATCTTCAGTCATCCAATAAGATTTCATGGAAAAGGAGTAGCATATATTTTGGATGAAAGAGATTACGAGATTGCACATAGATACGTGCTCATGAATTGTCCAGAGGTGGATGTATTTATATCTGAgtttaaaagttcaattcaaagacATCAACCGAATTGGTCAAGTCAGAGGATTGAAGCGTTTGTGCAAGAGAATTTCGCTAATGCCTTCAGAACTGCA ATTGCAAGACAAGGATCATTTGATAACCGAGTGAACAGTGACATTTTGAAGCAGATTGCTGAAGGACCACTAAAATATGCTCGGAGTTACAATGTCTGTTACACAAACGGATATAGATTCCATACCGTACGTCATGCATCAAATAAATTAGCAGACAATAGTGGAGTGTGCGTCAAAGCTGGTGACAACAGTCGTGACGAAGAAGATTTTTACGGGCAATTTCTTGAAATCGTAGAGGTTGAGTACCCGGGGATACCAATCAAAAGAGTAACGTTGTTCAAATGTCATTGGTATGACCCAACTACTACTAGAAATAGCCGCGGAACAAATATTCATAAACGATATAAGTTAGTTGACATACATCAAGGTCGCTCGTATCGTTTATATGATCCGTTTGTGTTGGCAAGTCAAGCATGTCAAGTGTATCGTTTATATCGCTCGTATCGTTTGTAG